In a single window of the Antennarius striatus isolate MH-2024 chromosome 3, ASM4005453v1, whole genome shotgun sequence genome:
- the LOC137593008 gene encoding C-C motif chemokine 19-like yields the protein MTSRVAALLLLGIFCVGFASAQIVSDCCLKVSRKTLPLQILDGYIIQDAGHGCEISATAFITKVGRMLCVSHPKDQEWVKKYITFLDEKKAKRQ from the exons ATGACTTCTCGGGTTGCAGCTCTGCTCTTGCTGGGCATCTTCTGTGTAGGGTTTGCATCAG CTCAGATTGTGTCGGACTGCTGTCTGAAGGTCAGCAGAAAGACTTTGCCACTCCAAATTCTTGACGGCTACATCATCCAGGACGCCGGGCATGGCTGTGAGATCAGCGCTACTGC GTTCATCACAAAGGTTGGGAGGATGCTGTGTGTCTCCCATCCCAAGGACCAAGAATGGGTGAAAAAATACATCACTTTCCTGGATGAGAAAAAAGCCAAACGACAATAG